One window from the genome of Fulvivirga lutea encodes:
- a CDS encoding DUF2383 domain-containing protein, whose translation MNNKKTKIKQLIKKLKMAEEIYKRASIKVHDRPMTEYFAALANKKNGFIDTLVANSQLGQENVSIGVKDRFRVEMEKIGIEVNSILIRLNEFELMDFCIKREEELVSMYQNVLNEYDDQDFVEKMILDQLVYSKDILIRLNEKKDTYEYKY comes from the coding sequence ATGAATAACAAGAAAACGAAAATAAAGCAGCTGATTAAAAAATTAAAAATGGCTGAAGAAATTTATAAAAGAGCGTCTATCAAAGTTCATGATCGACCTATGACAGAATATTTTGCAGCTTTGGCCAATAAGAAAAATGGATTCATTGATACATTGGTTGCCAACTCTCAATTAGGTCAAGAAAATGTGTCTATTGGAGTAAAAGATCGTTTTCGTGTTGAAATGGAGAAAATAGGTATTGAAGTGAATAGTATTTTAATAAGGCTCAATGAGTTTGAATTGATGGATTTCTGCATTAAGCGTGAGGAAGAACTTGTATCAATGTATCAAAACGTGCTGAACGAATATGACGATCAAGATTTTGTTGAGAAAATGATACTGGATCAATTAGTATACTCTAAAGACATACTCATTAGGCTTAATGAGAAAAAAGATACCTATGAATATAAATATTAG